CTCGGCATCCATCCCGATGCCGGTGTCTCGCACCCGCGCCATGACGCCGGAATCCGCATCCTGCGTGGTGAGCAGGATGAGTCCGCCCCAGGGCATGGCGTCGAGCGCATTGAGCACCAGATTGGTGAACACCTCGCGCAGCTCGGAGCCGTTGCCGGCGATCGGCTGGGTGGCCTCGAGGAACTGCCGGATCTCGACCGAGACGCCTCGCTTCTTGGCGTTCGTCTGCCAGGCGGGGCGCGTGAACTCGATGACGTCGCGGATCACCTGGTTCACGTCGATCGGCTCGAAGTCCTCGTCCTGACGCAGGCGCGTGAACTCCTGCACCCGGCGCACCGTGCTCGCGCCGTCGAGGGCGGCCTGCTCGATGACCTGGAGCTGGCGCCGGATCTCGCCTTCCTGCGCGGCGCGCAGGAGGAGCTGCGTACGGCCGAGGATCGCCGCCAGGATGTTGTTGAAGTCGTGGGCGACGCCGCCGGCCATCTCGCCGAGCGCGTTCAGCTTCGCCGACTGCACGAGCTGATTCTGGGTGGCGCGCAGCTCCTCGTAGGCCAGCTTGATCTGCTCGTACATGCGCGCGTTCGTGATGGCGGCGCTGCACTGCGCGGCGAACAGCGTGGCCAGCTCGAGGTCGCCTTCCACGAAGAAGCGGCGCTCGGGCCCGATGCGCACCAGCGTGATCACGCCGATCACCTGATCCCGGGCGAAGAGCGGGACGCACAGCAGCGAGGACACCTCTTCGGGAGTCCCCGGCACGTCCATGGCCCGCGGATCGTCCTCGGCCTTGTTGACGATCTCGCCGCGCCCGGTCGAGGCCACGCCGCCGGTGATGCCCTCGCCCATCTTGAGGCGAAGCGCCATGACCTCGTCGCGATAGGCCTGGACGTCGCACGCCACCGGCCGCAGCGTGCGGTCGGCGTCCTCGATGAGGAACACGGTGCACTCGTCCACCTGGATCACCTTGCGCACCTGCTGGGCGATGGTGGAGAGGATGGTGTCGAGCTCGAGCGAGCTCACCATCGCCTGGCTCACCGTCAGGAGCGCGGCCAGGCGCTCCTTCTGCTCGGTCTCGCGGTCGAGCAGGTCGTGGAGCGACGAAGCCGCGGCCTCGAGGCTCATGGGGTCTACGGTGTTCTCCCTCCAGTCTTCGTCGGGAGATCGTTCGGGCAGGGCGGTCACGCAGCCTCCGGGTGCAGGTCCCCGGAGTTATCGGCGTCGGCGGGATGGACTTAAGGGTTTTGCCCGAAGGGTTTAGCGGCTCGCCGGCGCCTCGCCGCCGAGGCGGCGGAATTCGTGGAGATGACGGATCGCCTTGCGCGGCTGGCCGAGCCGCTCCCACAGCCGCGCGAGATTGAAGTGGGCATCCGCAAAGCCATCGTCCAGCTCGAGCGCCTTCTCGTAGGCCGTCGCCGCCGCGTGGGGCCGGCGCAGGTCCTCGAGCGCCACGCCCAGGTTGAAGGCCGCGGTGGCGTCCTCCGGGCGGGTCGCAAGGGCGGCGCGGTAGTGTGCCTCGGCTTCGGAGTGCCGACCCGCCTCGTGCAGCAGGCAGCCGAGGTTCAGATGGGCATCGGCGTGCTCCGGCGACAGCTCGACCGCGCGGCGATACGCTTCCCGCGCGCGCTCGGGCTCGACCGGCTCGAGGTCGCAGCCGAGGTGGAACCAATCCTCGGCGTCCATTCCGTCGCTCTCCTGCGCCGCGTCCGCCGCCTGCCGCGCGAGCGGCGCGACGGCCGACACGAGTGACCGGACGTCGAGGTCGAGAACCGCCTGGCCGGACACGGGATTCCAGGCCGACGCGCCGTCGCGCACCACGATGTCCTCACCCTCGGCGGTAAGTCGCAGCGCCGCCAGCTGCCGTCCTGCGGGAAGCTGCTCGCGGAGCTTCATCAGCGCCCGCTGCACGCGCCGCGCCGGCATGCGCTCGATCAGGTCCTTGGCGGCGCGGAGCAGCACCAGATCCTGGAAGGAGAAGCGAAGCTCGCGGCCGGGTCCGCGCTGAGGGCTCAGGCAGCCGGCGCGAACGAATGCCGAGATCTGCGGCACCGTGAGCCCGAGAAGGCGTGCGACGTCACGGGCGGGGTACCCGCTGGCGTAGGCTGCCTGCCTGACCGTCGAGGAGCTGTCCATGCTCACCACGCTGGAGTATCACAGTGGAGCGGCGTCGAGAAGCAAACTCGTACGGCTAACGCGAGGCTCGCTTCTTCGGCGCCTCCACCTTGGCGTGTCCTCGCGGCGAGCGGCGAGCCGGCTTGCGGTCGGCGGCCGGCTTCGAGGCCTTGCTCGTCCTTCGCCCGTCCTCCTCGACACCCAGGCTCGCCTTGAGCGCGTCCATGAGATCGATGATCTGGGCTTTCGGCTCTTCGGCCTCGGCGAAGGTGATCTCCTGCCCTTCCACCTTCTGCTGGATGATCTCCATCATCCGCTCCCGCACCGTGTCCTTGTAGCGCTCGGGGTGGAACTTCTCCTGGATGTTCTGCTCCATGAGCTGCATGGCGAGCTTCAGCTCCTCGGGCTTGACGTCGACGTTGGGCACCCCGATCTCGGAGAAGGGGCGCACCTCTTCGGCGTAGCGGAGCTGTTGCATGACCAGGCCGCCTTCCATCGCCCGCAGCATCACCAGGTACTGCTTGCCACGCGCCGCGTATTGCGCGAGCCCGACGACCTCGGCCTGCATCATCGCTTTGCTGAGCAGCTTGTAAGCGCGCTCGGCGCCCTTGTCGGGGCCCAGGTAGTAAGGCCGGTCGTAGTAGACCGGGTCGACCGCGGCGACCGGGACGAACTCGGTGATCGCGATCGCGCGCGTCGCCTCTTCTTCCACCGCCTTGAGCTCCTCGGGCGTGAAGACGACGTAGCTGTCCTTGGCGTACTCGTAGCCTTTGACGATCTCGTCCCGCTCGACCACCTTGCCTTCCTTCGAGCAGATGTACTGCTGCTTGAGGGGAGCGGCGTCCTTCTTGTGGAGCATGCGGAAGGAGATAGACTCGGAGCTCTGTCCGGTGGAGTAGAGCCGGATGGGAATCGTCACCAGACCAAAAGAAATGGTCGCCGAAGCAATCGAATGTGCGCTCATAGGCGTCGACTCTAGCACGGGCCTCCCAGTGCCAGGCACCCCCAAAACCGACCGGCTGACGCAGTACCGCAAGAAGCGCAAAGCCGAGGCAACGCCCGAGCCTTTTGGCGAGGCCTCGGCCGAGCGGCCTTACCTTTTCGTGATCCAGAAGCACGCCGCCCGGCGGACCCATTACGACCTGCGGCTCGAATGGAACGGGACGCTGATCTCGTGGGCGGTCCCCAACGGGCCGTCCCTCGATCCGAGCGAGAAGCGCCTCGCGGTGCACGTCGAGGACCACCCGGTCGAGTACGCGGACTTCGAAGGCGTCATCCCGGCCGGAAACTACGGCGCCGGTGCCGTGATCCTGTGGGATCGCGGGCGCTGGGTGCCGATCGACGACCCCGACCAGCTCGAGGCTTCCGGCAAGCTCCACTTCGAGCTGCATGGATACAAGCTGCGTGGCGAGTGGATCCTGGTGCGCACCAAGCGCGGCCCCAAGGACTGGCTGCTCTACAAGAAGAAGGACGCGTGGGCGCGCCCCGGCGAGCCGCCCTTCGGCGAGGAATCGATCCTCTCCGGGCTCACCGTGGAAGAGCTCGGTGAAGGCAAGACCGGCGCGCGAGAGATCGCGTCGGCGCTTGGAAAGCTCAAGGCCAAGCACGGCCACGTCGATCCGGCGAAGCTCGAGCTGATGCTGTGCGAAACCGCGGAGAAGGCTTTCTCCGGCAAGGACTGGCTCTTCGAGCTCAAGTACGACGGCTATCGAATGATCGCGGCGCGCACATCCGACGGCGTGCCGTATCTCCGCTACCGGAACGGCAATGATGTCACCGCGATCTTCCCGGAGATCGCCAAAGCGGTGCGCGCCCTGCCGTGCGGCGACGCGGTGCTGGACGGAGAAGCCGTCGTGCTGGACGAGACCGGCAAGCCGAGCTTCGCCCGCCTCCAGCAGCGTGGCCAGATCCGGCGCGCGCGCGATGCCGAGCGGGCCGCGGTCGAGCACCCGGTGACGCTCGTCGTGTTCGACCTGCTCGGGCTCGAAGGCCACGACCTGCGTGGCCTGCCGCTCACCCGGCGCAAGGAGCTGCTGCGGAAGCTGGTGCCGAAGACCGGCGCGCTCCGCTATTCCGACCACGTCGAGGCGCGCGGCGAGGAGCTGTTCGAGCGCGTGCGCGACATGGGCCTGGAAGGGCTGATCGCCAAGAAGGCCGACGCGCCCTACCGCGGCGGGCGGTCCAATCAATGGCTCAAGCTGGTGGCCGACCGCTCTGGGGACTTCGTCGTGGTGGGCTACACCGCGGGAAAGGGCGGGCGCGGCGGATTCGGCGCCCTCCACGTCGGCGCCTACCTGGACGATGGCCGCCTCGTCTATTGCGGACGCGCCGGCAGCGGCTTCAACGCGCGCCAGCTCGAGGAGATGGGCGCCGATCTCGAGGCCATCGCCCGCGACCAGCCGGCGTGCATCGGCTCGCTGCCGGTCGGGCACGAGCACCACTGGGTCGAGCCGCGTATGGTCGTGGAAGTCCGCTACAAGACGTGGACGACCGAAGGCCTGCTGCGTCACCCGGTGTTCTCGCGCGTGCGCGAGGACAAGAAACCCGAAGAGTGCTTGTACTCCGCACTACCCGGCCCGCGCCCCGACTCCGCCGTCGCGGGCAACGGCCCGCCGCCCAAGCGCTCGCCGTTCTCTCGCGGCAAGCGGGTGCGGGTGACCGATGCGCCAGCTCAGACTCCGGAGCCCGAGCCCGAGGGGCCACCCGAGATCAAGTTCACCAATCTCACCAAGATCTTCTGGCCGGCCGAGCGCTACACGAAGGGCGATCTGATCGACTACTACCGATCCGCCTGGCCGTGGCTCGAGCCCTACCTCATGGACCGGCCATGCGTGCTGACCCGCTACCCCGACGGCATCGAAGGCAAGAGCTTCTATCAGAAGGACGCGCCGACTTTCCTCCCGGACTGGATCCGTCGCGCGCCGATCTGGAGCGAGGATGGCCAGAAGGACATCCGCTACATCGTGTGCGAGGACGAGACGACCATGGCGTACCTCGCCAATCTCGGCACCATTCCGCTCCACATCTGGCACAGCCGGGTGGAGACGCTGCAGCGGCCCGACTGGTGTCTGGTGGATCTGGATCCGAAGGGAGCGCCCTTCTCCGACGTCATCCTGCTGGCGCGCGCCGTCCACGAGCTGTGCGAGGACATCGGGCTTCCGAGCCTTCCGAAGACCACCGGCTCGACCGGCATCCACATCCTGATCCCGTTGGGGCGCCAGCTCACCTACGAGCAGTCGCGGATGCTCGGCAATCTGCTGGCGCGCGTCATCCACGACCAGCATCCCAAGATCTCGACCATCCAGCGCATGATCAGCTCACGTGGCGGCAAGGTCTACCTCGACTACCTGCAGAACCGCCATGGCCAGCTCATGGTCACGCCGTTCAGCGTTCGGCCGCTGCCGGGCGCGACGGTCTCCATGCCGCTCACGTGGGAGGAGGTGAACCCCAAGCTCGAGAACGGCAGGTTCACGATCAAGAACGCGATCGCGCGCATGGAGAAGCTGGGCAAGGACCCGATGCGAGCGGTGCTCGAGATGAAGCCCGATCTCACCCGCGCCCTGGCGAGGCTTGCCGGGCGCGTCGGGAACGGCGAAGGCTGATCAGCGACCCGGCGCCCACTCGAGCACGAACTCCCGCTGCGCATCGGTGACGGGCGACTGCAGTCCGTTTGCCCGCATCCTGGCGCGCAGTCGACCGATCTCCTGGATCGCCATGCCGCCACTCATCCCGTGCCGCACCAGGTGACAACCGACCACGATTCCGGTGCGACCTGCCCCCGCCAGACAGTGGAGATAGGTCGCGCGGTGGGTTCGCAGCGACTCATCGAGCAGGTCGAGCGTCTCGATCATGTGCTCGATCGTGGGAACGCTCATGTCGGGAATGGCGCGGCGCCGATGGATGAGCGTGGTTTCGGCGCC
The sequence above is a segment of the Candidatus Eisenbacteria bacterium genome. Coding sequences within it:
- a CDS encoding ATP-binding protein; this translates as MTALPERSPDEDWRENTVDPMSLEAAASSLHDLLDRETEQKERLAALLTVSQAMVSSLELDTILSTIAQQVRKVIQVDECTVFLIEDADRTLRPVACDVQAYRDEVMALRLKMGEGITGGVASTGRGEIVNKAEDDPRAMDVPGTPEEVSSLLCVPLFARDQVIGVITLVRIGPERRFFVEGDLELATLFAAQCSAAITNARMYEQIKLAYEELRATQNQLVQSAKLNALGEMAGGVAHDFNNILAAILGRTQLLLRAAQEGEIRRQLQVIEQAALDGASTVRRVQEFTRLRQDEDFEPIDVNQVIRDVIEFTRPAWQTNAKKRGVSVEIRQFLEATQPIAGNGSELREVFTNLVLNALDAMPWGGLILLTTQDADSGVMARVRDTGIGMDAETQVRVFDPFFTTKPVKGTGLGLSVAYGIVTRHHGSITVDSQPGLGTEFTLRFPCNPVSVAASRGGDPSSAGIPAMSILVVDDEEPVLEVLADMLRDRGQNVRLALGGEAGLAEFQRRPPQVVFSDLGMPEVNGWDVARRVKAQAPEIPIVLVTGWGSQLEEGSAQARGVDLIIAKPFSMEDVDRALRHVGDMISGRVRG
- a CDS encoding tetratricopeptide repeat protein, whose product is MDSSSTVRQAAYASGYPARDVARLLGLTVPQISAFVRAGCLSPQRGPGRELRFSFQDLVLLRAAKDLIERMPARRVQRALMKLREQLPAGRQLAALRLTAEGEDIVVRDGASAWNPVSGQAVLDLDVRSLVSAVAPLARQAADAAQESDGMDAEDWFHLGCDLEPVEPERAREAYRRAVELSPEHADAHLNLGCLLHEAGRHSEAEAHYRAALATRPEDATAAFNLGVALEDLRRPHAAATAYEKALELDDGFADAHFNLARLWERLGQPRKAIRHLHEFRRLGGEAPASR
- a CDS encoding Ku protein, whose product is MSAHSIASATISFGLVTIPIRLYSTGQSSESISFRMLHKKDAAPLKQQYICSKEGKVVERDEIVKGYEYAKDSYVVFTPEELKAVEEEATRAIAITEFVPVAAVDPVYYDRPYYLGPDKGAERAYKLLSKAMMQAEVVGLAQYAARGKQYLVMLRAMEGGLVMQQLRYAEEVRPFSEIGVPNVDVKPEELKLAMQLMEQNIQEKFHPERYKDTVRERMMEIIQQKVEGQEITFAEAEEPKAQIIDLMDALKASLGVEEDGRRTSKASKPAADRKPARRSPRGHAKVEAPKKRASR
- the ligD gene encoding DNA ligase D: MPGTPKTDRLTQYRKKRKAEATPEPFGEASAERPYLFVIQKHAARRTHYDLRLEWNGTLISWAVPNGPSLDPSEKRLAVHVEDHPVEYADFEGVIPAGNYGAGAVILWDRGRWVPIDDPDQLEASGKLHFELHGYKLRGEWILVRTKRGPKDWLLYKKKDAWARPGEPPFGEESILSGLTVEELGEGKTGAREIASALGKLKAKHGHVDPAKLELMLCETAEKAFSGKDWLFELKYDGYRMIAARTSDGVPYLRYRNGNDVTAIFPEIAKAVRALPCGDAVLDGEAVVLDETGKPSFARLQQRGQIRRARDAERAAVEHPVTLVVFDLLGLEGHDLRGLPLTRRKELLRKLVPKTGALRYSDHVEARGEELFERVRDMGLEGLIAKKADAPYRGGRSNQWLKLVADRSGDFVVVGYTAGKGGRGGFGALHVGAYLDDGRLVYCGRAGSGFNARQLEEMGADLEAIARDQPACIGSLPVGHEHHWVEPRMVVEVRYKTWTTEGLLRHPVFSRVREDKKPEECLYSALPGPRPDSAVAGNGPPPKRSPFSRGKRVRVTDAPAQTPEPEPEGPPEIKFTNLTKIFWPAERYTKGDLIDYYRSAWPWLEPYLMDRPCVLTRYPDGIEGKSFYQKDAPTFLPDWIRRAPIWSEDGQKDIRYIVCEDETTMAYLANLGTIPLHIWHSRVETLQRPDWCLVDLDPKGAPFSDVILLARAVHELCEDIGLPSLPKTTGSTGIHILIPLGRQLTYEQSRMLGNLLARVIHDQHPKISTIQRMISSRGGKVYLDYLQNRHGQLMVTPFSVRPLPGATVSMPLTWEEVNPKLENGRFTIKNAIARMEKLGKDPMRAVLEMKPDLTRALARLAGRVGNGEG
- a CDS encoding phosphatase, with the protein product MTTSVLSSFSYWVESGRFAAGEHPAYGGRQQLEPRLLALVNAGIDSFLDLTEEGESEHYGGLLAVTGAETTLIHRRRAIPDMSVPTIEHMIETLDLLDESLRTHRATYLHCLAGAGRTGIVVGCHLVRHGMSGGMAIQEIGRLRARMRANGLQSPVTDAQREFVLEWAPGR